The Ornithinimicrobium sufpigmenti genome includes the window CGGCGTCCGCGTCCTCCTTCAGGTGGACGGTGCCGGCCAGCGCGACGCCGTGCTCCTGGGAGATCTCCTGCAGGCCGCGGACGAACGGCCCGTCGGCGGCCTGGGCGCCGGTCTGGGTGGCGTTGGGGTCCTGGGCGTCCCGGGAGATGAGGCCCTCGGGCAGGACCAGAAGCCTGGCTCCCCCGGCGGCGGCCTGCTCGGCGAACCGCCCGATCGCCTCGAGGTTGGCGTCCGGCTCCTTGGCGACACGCATCTGTGCTACGGCGACCTTCACGGTCATCACTTCCAGTCCTGGGTCTTGGTGAAGAGGGTTTCGATGGACGGCGCGCTCGCGGCGATGCCGTCGTGGACCTGCAGCTCGAGGAAGTCCTCGACCATCGATCGGTGCATCTGCAGGGACGCTGCGTCCCATCCGGGGCGCAGGTGGCGCTTCTGCTGCTGGTATGCGGTGTCGGCACCCAGGGCGGGCTCGTCCAGCATCCGGCTGCGCCGGTGCGTCCACTCTGCCCGGGAGGACACCAGGACGTCGACCACCGCACGGGCGATCTCGACCGGGACCTCGGGCGCCGCGGTGAGGATGTGGATCCCCGGGACGTAGCCCCGGTCGGCGTAGTAGGCCAGCTCGGGCTCGGCGGAGGAGCCGTAGAGCGGCCGGATCGCCGCGTCGGGGCCGTAGGCCTGCGGCGGCATGAACGGGGTGAGGACGGCGTCGAGGTCACCGGCGAGCAGCAGGTCGACCAGGGTCGCGCCCTCCTCGATCTCCTCCACGTCGGTCCGGTCCCGTCCGGGCCCGAGCCGGTCGTAGGGCTTCGCCCCGCCGGTCAGCTGGCCGACGCGCCACTGCACGCCGTCGGTGTCGAGCCCGTCGTGACGCAGCGCGTCGCGGGTCCAGATGTTGCCGCTGTCGTGCCAGCCGGTCAGCCCGACCCGGCCGCCGGCCAGGTCGCCCGCGGACCGGCTGCCGGAGTCCCGGCGGACCAGGACGCAGCGGCTGCGGAAGGCCTGCATGGCGAAGAACGGGACGGCATACCGGGTGGTGGTGGCGGCAGCGGTGTCCAGCACGAACCGGCTGAGCGATGCCTCGGCGAGCTCGAAGCGGCCGTCGGCGTCGGCGCCGGGCAGCGTCTGCACCCGCTCGAGCTCCAGCTCGGCCCCTGCCTGGGCCAGGGGCGTGGTGTCCACCTCGCCGAGTGCCAGTGGCGTCAGCCAGGCCCAGTCGCGCATCGCCAACCTGATGGTCCTCATGTGAGGTCCTCCTCGTCTTGGATACCGATCGACGTTATGTTCAGCCTGGCGAGTAACGCAACCACATATGTTCCTGTACATTACCGGCCATGAGCGACGAGGTGACTGCGGAATGGCTGGCGCGACAGGTCCAGGACCGCAGCGCCAGCGGGATCGCCAGTGAGGTCTCGCAGCTGATCAACACCGGAGAGCTGCAGGTGGGGACACGTCTGCCCAGCGTGCGCGAGCTGGCGGTCCACCTGCGCGTCAGCCCCGCGACGGTCTCGGCGGCGTGGACCTCCTTGAAGCGTTTCGGGTCGGTCGAAAGTCGTGGCCGGGCGGGCACCCGGGTACTCGGCCCGCAGGCGCCCCACCCCCGCCGCTACTCCTCGGAGTTCACCGACGCGGAGAGCGCGGTGCTGGACCTGGGCCTCTCCGTCCCCGATCCCGCCCTGCTGCCCGACCTGACCCGCTACCTGCGGCCGCACGAGATCGCCGGCCTGCACCAGTACAAGCGGGTCCCGATCCACGCCCCGCTGGAGTCGGCCGCGCGCCAGCACTGGCCCTACCCCGCCGACACCCTCGCCGCCCTCAGCAGCGGCTACGAGGGGCTGCTCATGGCCTTGCGCACCTTCGTCCGGCCCGGGGACAACGTCATCGTCGAGGAGCCCTCGCCGCCCCGGCTCCTCGACTCGGTCGAGCACGTCGGCGCCCGGCTGCTGCCGGTCCGGCGCGACGCGGAGGGCGTGCGGCTCGACGACCTCGAGCGGGCCCTGGCCCGCAAGCCCACGGTCATGGTCCTGCAGCCCGGCGTGCACAACCCGGACGGCAACGCGCTCTCCGCCGCGCGGGCCGACGCGATCGCCGACCTCATCCAGGACCACGCCCTGTTGACGATCGAGGACGACGGCCTCGGCCTGCTGACGGACCGTCCCCTGCACACCCTGGCGGAGCGCCGTCCCGACCAGCGGCGGATCTTCGTCCGCTCCTTCTCCAAATCGCACGGCCCGGACCTTCGCCTGGCCGTCGTCGAGGGCGGCGAGCGGGAGATCGAGCAGCTCAGCGGTTTCTGGGAGTTCGGCGCCCGGTGGGCCAGCCGCATCCTGCAGGACGCGCTGGCCAGGATGCTCACCGATCCGGTGGCCTGGCAGACGCTGGACCGGGCGCGCGGGGAGTATGCCCGCCGCCGGCAGGCCTTCATCGAGCGCTTCGACCTGGCCGACCGCGCTCACGGTCAGGGCCTGCTCGACGTCTGGCTGCACGTCCGCAATGAGCGCCGCGCCGTGGTGACCCTCGCCGCCAACGGCGTCTCCTGCCTGGGCGCCCACCTCTTCTACACCGGCCAGGCCCCCGACTTCATCCGCGTCTCCACCTCGCTGATGCAGGGCACCGAGTGGACAGTGCTCGACCGCGCGGTCCGGGCGCTGAACCGGCAGCCGTGAACCGGCACCCTGGCACGCCTTCTGCTGCGCGTCCGGGTTGGATGGGCCCATGAGCCCAACGAGTCCGACGAGTCCAGCGACGACGGACGAGCACCAGGCGGGCGGGGCCGGCGGGTCCTCCGTCGCCGCCATGACCCGCGAGGCGATGGGCCGGCTGACGAACGCCGAGCGCAAGGCCGCCCGGGCGCTGCTGTCGGCATACCCGGTCGCCGGCCTGGAGACCGTGGCCGAGCTGGCCGAGCGGGCCGGGGTGAGCGCACCCACGGTGGTCCGCTTCGTCTCCCGCCTCGGGTTCAGCGGGTATGCCGCGTTCCAGCGGGCGCTCATGCACGAGGTGCACGCGCGGATGGGCTCGCCGCTGGAGCAGTATGCCGAGAAGCGCGCCGTGCCCTCCGGCGAAGAGCTGCTCCCCTACGTCGCCTCCACCTTCGTCGACTCCCTCCACTCTTCTTTCGACGGCATCCCGACCAGCGACTTCGAGCACGCCGTCGAGCTGCTCTGCTCCGCGCGGGTGCGCGTGCATGTCGTCGGGGGCCGGTTCAGCCACGTCCTGGCCGAGTACCTCGTCGCCCACCTGCAGCTGCTGCGCGCCGGGGTCCGCACCGTGCCGGGCGACGAGTTCTCCCGGGTCTCCCTGGTCGGCGACGTCACCAAGGACGACCTCCTCGTCGCCTTCGACTTCCGCCGCTACGACCCGAGCACGGTCCGGCTCGCGCAGGAGGCGGCCCGCGGCGGCGCCAAGATCCTGCTGCTCACCGACCCGTTCCTCTCGCCGATCTCGGCGGTCTCCGACACCGTCCTGCCCACCCGGGTCGACTCGCCCTCGCCCTTCGATTCCCTCGTGCCCGCCTTCGCGCTGGTCGAGGCGCTGGTGGCCGCGGTGACCGACCGGCTGGGCGACCGCGGCCGGAGCCGCGTCGAGCGGCTCGAAGGGCTGCGCGAGCGGCTCGACCCGCATACCCCGTCCGCCTTGCCCCCGCCCGTCCCCTGACGACCGGCGACACGCTTTGCTCGCCACCGGCGACACGCTTTGCTCGCCACCGGCGACACGGTTTACTCCCCACCGGGGACACGCTTTGCTCCCCACCGGGAACACGCTGTGCTCGCCACCGGGGACACGGTTTGCTCGCCACCGGGGACACGACATCGCCCAGGGCTGTAACGAGAATTTCACACACCTTTGCTTGACGCTTTGACGTAACCGATGTTTCATGGACCCGCCCTCACCGTCGAAAGGCCACCCATGCATCCGCAGCCCGAGCCCGGGACCGTCTCCTCCTCAGGCGCCTCAGCAGCGTCGGACACCACGCCCGACGGGACCGTCGTCACCCCCTCCGGCCTGCACCGCCGCCTGCGCGTGTGGGAGGTCACCGCCCTGTCGGTCGGCTTCATGGGCCCGGTCATGGCCATGTCGCTCAACGGCATCGGCGTCGCCGGCCTCGTCGGCAGCGCGGTGCCGTTCACCTTCGCGGTCTCCTTCGCCGGCGTCATGCTCGTGGCCTACGCCTTCATCCGGCTCACCCGATACTTCACGCACGCGGGCAGCGTGTATGCCCTCGCCGGCGTGACGCTGGGCCCGCGCGCCGGCTTCTTCGGCGGGTTCGCGCTGCTGGGTACCTATCTCTTCTTCTCCGCCTGCATCACCGGCGCCTGCGCGGTCTTCTTCGAGGCGATGCTGGGCGAGCTCGGCGTCGAGATGCCGGGCGGCGCGTGGGTCGCGATCGCCGTCGTCGTCTCCGCGCTGGCGCTGCTGCTCAACGTGCGGGAGTCGACGGTCACCACCCGCACCCTGCTGGGCATCGGCATGGTCGGGATCCTCGTCATGGTCGCGCTCAGCCTGATCATCATCGCGCGCGTCGCCAGCGGCGACGCGCCCGTCAGCACCGGCGTCGACTTCAGCACGCTGCTGCCGGGCGAGGCGTCCTGGACGGCGATCATGACCGCCTCGGTCTTCGGCTTCCTGTCCTGGGCCGGCTTCGAGTCCGGCACCTCGCTCAGCGAGGAGGCCCGCGACCCCAAGCGCACGATCCCCCACGCGCTGACCTACGCGGTCGTCATCGCCGGTGTCATCTACACGCTGGTGATGTTCGCCCAGACGATCGGCTACGGCACCGACGCCGCCGGCCAGGAGGCGTTCGCCGGCGCCAGCTCCACGCTGACCGAGCTGAGCTCGACCTATATCGGCCCCTGGTTCGCCGTGATCATCTCGATCATCGCCTTCTGCGTGGCGTTCGCCTCGCTGCTCAGCTGCTCGGCCGCCGCTGCCCGGCTCGTGTTCGCGCTGGCCCGCGACGGCTTCGGCCCCGCCGCCCTCGCCCGCACCAGCGCCAAGACCGGCGCCCCTGTGCCGGCCACGATCGCGGTCATCACCGTGACCATGCTCCTGGTCGTCCTGCTGGCGGTCATCGGCGGCGGCCCGGTCGAGGTCTACTACTGG containing:
- a CDS encoding nitrate ABC transporter substrate-binding protein, giving the protein MRTIRLAMRDWAWLTPLALGEVDTTPLAQAGAELELERVQTLPGADADGRFELAEASLSRFVLDTAAATTTRYAVPFFAMQAFRSRCVLVRRDSGSRSAGDLAGGRVGLTGWHDSGNIWTRDALRHDGLDTDGVQWRVGQLTGGAKPYDRLGPGRDRTDVEEIEEGATLVDLLLAGDLDAVLTPFMPPQAYGPDAAIRPLYGSSAEPELAYYADRGYVPGIHILTAAPEVPVEIARAVVDVLVSSRAEWTHRRSRMLDEPALGADTAYQQQKRHLRPGWDAASLQMHRSMVEDFLELQVHDGIAASAPSIETLFTKTQDWK
- a CDS encoding PLP-dependent aminotransferase family protein; this encodes MSDEVTAEWLARQVQDRSASGIASEVSQLINTGELQVGTRLPSVRELAVHLRVSPATVSAAWTSLKRFGSVESRGRAGTRVLGPQAPHPRRYSSEFTDAESAVLDLGLSVPDPALLPDLTRYLRPHEIAGLHQYKRVPIHAPLESAARQHWPYPADTLAALSSGYEGLLMALRTFVRPGDNVIVEEPSPPRLLDSVEHVGARLLPVRRDAEGVRLDDLERALARKPTVMVLQPGVHNPDGNALSAARADAIADLIQDHALLTIEDDGLGLLTDRPLHTLAERRPDQRRIFVRSFSKSHGPDLRLAVVEGGEREIEQLSGFWEFGARWASRILQDALARMLTDPVAWQTLDRARGEYARRRQAFIERFDLADRAHGQGLLDVWLHVRNERRAVVTLAANGVSCLGAHLFYTGQAPDFIRVSTSLMQGTEWTVLDRAVRALNRQP
- a CDS encoding MurR/RpiR family transcriptional regulator, producing MSPTSPTSPATTDEHQAGGAGGSSVAAMTREAMGRLTNAERKAARALLSAYPVAGLETVAELAERAGVSAPTVVRFVSRLGFSGYAAFQRALMHEVHARMGSPLEQYAEKRAVPSGEELLPYVASTFVDSLHSSFDGIPTSDFEHAVELLCSARVRVHVVGGRFSHVLAEYLVAHLQLLRAGVRTVPGDEFSRVSLVGDVTKDDLLVAFDFRRYDPSTVRLAQEAARGGAKILLLTDPFLSPISAVSDTVLPTRVDSPSPFDSLVPAFALVEALVAAVTDRLGDRGRSRVERLEGLRERLDPHTPSALPPPVP
- a CDS encoding APC family permease, coding for MHPQPEPGTVSSSGASAASDTTPDGTVVTPSGLHRRLRVWEVTALSVGFMGPVMAMSLNGIGVAGLVGSAVPFTFAVSFAGVMLVAYAFIRLTRYFTHAGSVYALAGVTLGPRAGFFGGFALLGTYLFFSACITGACAVFFEAMLGELGVEMPGGAWVAIAVVVSALALLLNVRESTVTTRTLLGIGMVGILVMVALSLIIIARVASGDAPVSTGVDFSTLLPGEASWTAIMTASVFGFLSWAGFESGTSLSEEARDPKRTIPHALTYAVVIAGVIYTLVMFAQTIGYGTDAAGQEAFAGASSTLTELSSTYIGPWFAVIISIIAFCVAFASLLSCSAAAARLVFALARDGFGPAALARTSAKTGAPVPATIAVITVTMLLVVLLAVIGGGPVEVYYWYATIATLCMVVAYGMASVGAIRHTFRPDSPIKRWEVVVPTLGIVYLVYVYVVQVAGQEAPYTYFPWMAGAWCLVGLIVILAAPSLADRIGARLTREDLG